The proteins below come from a single Candidatus Bathyarchaeota archaeon genomic window:
- a CDS encoding glycosyltransferase: MQRQTVLYGALVVVTLSVASLLIGTIDIVVAMACALGADLYVIGLSKQKQRHFVGSRFAPLLLVAVIPACASAVLYFFGFLGGSLYEGIYRTATTTGFSVAFFITSYPIIPAAKFKQLEDHLPDNHASPLVSILVPAYNEQGVISRTLTSLVNLKYEHKEIIVIDDGSSDLTRFVAKGYEDQGVKVVTKPNGGKASALNYGLLFAKGDIVITIDADSMVTRDAVNKIVQAMESDPNNVAVAGNIKVLNSKSTLTKIQELEYIMAINTIRRAFALFGAVMVIPGAFGAFKKKTVMEVGGYDTDTVTEDFDITIKLLKTRGAVSSSSTAHAYTEVPSSWKALYKQRVRWGTGTFQTLIKHKDIFANSRYGALHSFVFPIMLFSLFNPLASFIALGAGLMLALTGGFLLFARMMVMFMLIQLFVSLLALSIDNEGNGLAVYSPFFVFIYKQFIDYVTVVSIIKALTGKEKKWHKLQREDGMEAIRVRAG; this comes from the coding sequence GTGCAACGCCAAACCGTCCTCTACGGCGCACTCGTCGTCGTCACGTTATCGGTTGCCTCCCTGCTCATCGGAACCATCGACATCGTCGTAGCCATGGCATGCGCCTTAGGAGCCGACCTCTACGTCATCGGGTTATCCAAGCAGAAGCAAAGGCATTTTGTAGGCAGCCGCTTCGCGCCACTTCTGCTGGTCGCCGTGATTCCCGCCTGCGCCTCAGCGGTGCTTTACTTCTTTGGCTTTTTAGGCGGCTCCCTCTACGAGGGCATTTACCGCACAGCCACCACCACCGGCTTTAGCGTTGCCTTCTTCATCACCTCCTACCCCATCATCCCCGCCGCCAAATTCAAGCAGCTCGAAGACCACCTCCCCGACAACCATGCCTCCCCGTTGGTGTCGATTTTGGTGCCTGCCTACAACGAGCAGGGCGTTATCTCCCGCACCCTAACCAGCCTCGTCAACCTCAAATATGAACATAAAGAAATCATAGTCATCGACGACGGCTCAAGCGACCTCACGCGGTTTGTAGCTAAGGGATACGAGGACCAAGGCGTCAAAGTAGTCACTAAGCCCAACGGCGGCAAAGCCTCCGCACTCAACTATGGCTTGCTCTTCGCTAAAGGCGACATAGTCATCACCATAGATGCCGACAGCATGGTTACCCGCGACGCCGTTAACAAAATCGTGCAGGCGATGGAAAGCGACCCCAACAACGTCGCCGTCGCAGGCAACATAAAAGTCCTCAACAGCAAATCCACCCTCACCAAAATCCAGGAACTCGAATACATCATGGCAATCAACACCATCCGCCGCGCATTCGCCCTCTTTGGCGCAGTCATGGTTATACCCGGAGCCTTCGGGGCATTCAAAAAGAAAACCGTTATGGAAGTAGGCGGATACGACACTGATACCGTCACCGAGGACTTCGACATAACCATCAAGCTGCTGAAAACCCGCGGCGCCGTCAGCTCCAGCTCCACCGCACATGCCTACACAGAGGTGCCCTCGTCTTGGAAGGCGCTCTATAAGCAGAGGGTAAGATGGGGCACCGGCACCTTCCAAACCCTCATCAAGCACAAGGACATCTTTGCCAACAGCCGCTACGGCGCATTGCACAGCTTCGTGTTCCCCATTATGCTTTTCTCGCTGTTTAATCCACTGGCAAGCTTCATTGCGTTGGGCGCAGGGTTGATGCTGGCGCTCACCGGCGGATTTCTGTTGTTTGCGCGGATGATGGTTATGTTTATGCTGATTCAACTCTTCGTTTCGCTGCTTGCCCTCTCCATCGATAACGAGGGTAACGGCTTAGCGGTGTACTCGCCCTTCTTTGTCTTCATCTATAAGCAATTCATCGACTACGTTACAGTGGTCTCTATCATTAAGGCGCTTACTGGGAAAGAGAAAAAATGGCATAAACTGCAGCGGGAAGACGGCATGGAAGCCATCCGGGTCCGCGCAGGCTAA
- a CDS encoding winged helix-turn-helix transcriptional regulator, with the protein MKQPQNILLKDKGEFTKFQILLEIMRNQPHIKQKDISDKLGITIQAISKYFKKLSREGLLEAGSERADYRLTPKGIIKLRDDMRNLEAYVNEVKHDLKIEHAWPAIATAPVKAGEEVGLVMREGVMYTIPSSSPQTQARGIALADAQTGEDLGLRDLHGAVHVEQGKILIVKLPSIRKGGSHATDIVKVRALFEEFKPDRVGVMGAVGRAVLAKMGRDADIEFGIGRSASIAASRGLNVLVLVVGRMVNRMIQEIDQINMKTAGSIMYEVIDATQT; encoded by the coding sequence ATGAAGCAGCCCCAAAACATCCTCCTCAAAGACAAAGGCGAATTCACCAAATTCCAAATCCTCCTCGAAATCATGCGCAACCAACCCCACATCAAACAAAAAGACATCAGCGACAAACTCGGCATCACCATCCAAGCCATCAGCAAATACTTCAAGAAACTCAGCCGAGAAGGCCTCCTTGAAGCAGGCAGCGAACGAGCCGACTACCGCCTCACCCCAAAAGGCATCATCAAACTCCGAGATGACATGCGCAACCTAGAAGCCTACGTTAACGAAGTCAAGCATGACCTCAAAATCGAGCATGCCTGGCCCGCCATAGCCACCGCGCCTGTAAAGGCGGGGGAAGAAGTGGGGCTGGTCATGCGGGAAGGCGTCATGTACACCATACCATCCAGCAGCCCCCAAACCCAAGCCAGGGGCATCGCACTCGCCGACGCCCAGACAGGTGAAGATTTGGGGCTCAGAGACCTACACGGCGCAGTCCACGTTGAGCAGGGCAAAATTCTCATCGTTAAGCTTCCCAGCATACGCAAAGGCGGCTCCCACGCAACCGACATAGTGAAGGTGCGGGCGCTCTTTGAAGAGTTCAAGCCTGACCGCGTTGGCGTCATGGGCGCAGTGGGCAGGGCGGTTCTGGCAAAGATGGGCAGGGACGCGGATATTGAGTTTGGAATCGGCCGCTCAGCCTCCATCGCTGCTTCGCGTGGGCTTAACGTGTTGGTTTTGGTGGTGGGGCGGATGGTGAACCGCATGATTCAGGAAATCGACCAAATCAACATGAAAACGGCGGGCAGCATTATGTATGAAGTTATAGATGCAACCCAAACATAA
- a CDS encoding glycoside hydrolase family 16 protein, translated as MQKTASTTIILALTLLAPLYLGLTSNTPTAAAAPNTIQFSGYTWYIENSQQRAHPGPNYWSSSPQNVWVDSNGYLHLKITYSNGRWNCAEVTCTQTFGYGTYVFYLASRTDNLDKNVVLGLFAYKDDWHEVDIEFSKWGESNYRNGWFTVQPKPYVEDRNQRSFNFQLYGDYTTHYFKWTPKSVYFESFGGHYPLGSEPAGNIIKSFTSNSQVSATGVKAHMNLWLYNGQAPSNGQPVEIVIKSFQYIP; from the coding sequence ATGCAAAAAACCGCATCAACCACAATAATCTTGGCCCTCACATTGCTTGCACCCCTCTACCTAGGCTTAACATCCAACACACCAACCGCAGCCGCAGCACCCAACACCATACAGTTCTCAGGCTACACCTGGTACATCGAAAACAGCCAGCAACGCGCCCACCCCGGACCCAACTACTGGAGCAGCAGCCCCCAAAACGTCTGGGTTGACTCCAACGGTTATCTGCATCTTAAAATCACCTACAGCAACGGCAGATGGAACTGCGCGGAGGTAACCTGCACCCAAACCTTCGGATACGGCACCTACGTCTTCTACCTTGCCAGCCGCACCGACAACCTCGACAAAAACGTGGTTTTGGGCTTATTCGCCTACAAGGATGACTGGCATGAAGTGGACATAGAATTCTCCAAATGGGGCGAAAGCAACTACAGAAACGGCTGGTTCACAGTGCAGCCTAAGCCCTACGTGGAGGACAGAAACCAGCGGAGCTTTAACTTCCAGTTATACGGCGACTACACCACCCACTACTTCAAATGGACCCCCAAATCAGTCTACTTTGAAAGCTTCGGAGGACACTACCCCCTCGGATCGGAACCAGCAGGCAACATCATCAAGTCCTTCACCAGCAACAGCCAAGTCTCAGCTACAGGCGTTAAAGCCCACATGAACCTGTGGCTCTACAATGGCCAAGCGCCCTCAAATGGGCAACCCGTTGAAATTGTCATCAAGAGCTTCCAGTATATCCCCTAG